A single window of Arvicanthis niloticus isolate mArvNil1 chromosome X, mArvNil1.pat.X, whole genome shotgun sequence DNA harbors:
- the LOC117694193 gene encoding protein SSX4-like, translating to MMSFQNHKGPTDRKTASSCAKIPVDVFYEPKNIRKAIQDISAYFSDEEWGKLTKWQKSAYVYMKRNYDRMMGLGVTVNQPVFMRCKEQAKRPLVECVEIPDSEEKSLCDLALTYQLLHISESGTVYINPWKYRLRERKKRVRYAEISDPEEDDDDY from the exons ATGATGTCTTTTCAAAATCACAAGGGTCCCACTGACAGGAAAACAGCGAGTTCCTGTGCCAAGatccctgtggatgtgttttaTGAACCAAAGAATATACGCAAG gcCATCCAGGATATTTCTGCATACTTTTCAGATGAAGAGTGGGGAAAGCTGACCAAATGGCAGAAAAGTGCCTACGTGTATATGAAAAGAAACTACGACCGAATGATGGGCCTAG GGGTCACAGTGAACCAACCAGTTTTCATGCGCTGCAAGGAGCAGGCCAAGCGACCCCTGGTCGAATGTGTTGAAATTCCTGATAGTGAAG AAAAGAGCCTATGTGACCTAGCTCTCACGTACCAACTTCTCCACATTTCAGAATCGGGTACCGTTTACATAAATCCCTGGAAATACCGGCTtcgagagaggaagaagagagtgagatATGCAGAGATTAGTGATCCTGAAGAAGATGATGACGATTATTGA